The sequence TATTCCTCCAAACTCCTTGTCCCACCCGTGTTCCAGTTGCCGCAACATTATCGTCACGGCTCTATTGGCCAGTGATTGATCTCCCCTTCTTTTTGCTATATCCATCATGAACCACATTGCTTCAATGGCATGCCCGGGATTGAGTAAGCGGCCTTCAAAACTATTGGAATATCCATTATCCAATGTCCTGTTCTCGAACATCACCATGGTATCCTGGTCCAGAAAGTTCACCATGACTTCCTGGACACAGGTGTCCAGTATTTCTTCTACCATACCTTGGTCCAGCAAGGGCTCCATTTCCAAACAGAGATTGCTCAGGATCATCGGCAAAGCAAAGTTCTTCAAAGGCCTTGTTCCTGGGTAAACCTTGTTATATATCCCCTTGGGATTGGCCTGGCGGTCCAATATTTTTTGGAATATTGCTATGGCCTTGCTCCCCATGCTCTCGTTTCCTGGGATTTGTCCATACCTGGCAAAGGCCATGGCCACAAAACAGTCGGAAAAAACATTATATGGCTGTATCAGCGGGCGGCCTTTTTGTGTCAGGGAAAAGTAGTAATTGCCATCACTGTCGCTTCCATATTTTTCCAAGAAATCAATTCCCAGCTTGGATATTGCCAACCATTCCTCTTTTCTATCCACTTCTTGGTAGAGAAAGCTAAACATCCAGGCCTGTCGTCCCTGCAACCAAACGAACTTATCGGTATCGAAAACCTTTCCTGTTCTGTCCAAACAGGTGTAATAGCCTCCATTTACCCAATCGGGAGAGTTTTGTGTCCAAAAAGGGATGACATTTTCCAAAAGTGTGGCCTTATACAGTTGGGTATATTCAAGAATCTTATTTTTGTCCATGGTACGCTGTAAAATTTCTTTATTGGCAACCTATTTCATCCGGTTATTTAAAATATTGCAGGTAATTCCACCGAAAGGAAGGATCCTTGGCATAGGAATGGTCTGGGAAATGCTGGTTTACCGAATCCACTTCCTCCACAAACCGGTCCAGGATTCCTTGGTCATAAAATGGATCGTCCGTTTCTATTTGCCATTTGCGCAAAGCAGCGATCATTTCATCCTTTATGGATTGGTATTTGGCCTTGTCAATGATGTTGTTAAACTCATGTGGGTCTTCCTGAAGATCATAAAGCTCATATTCAGGTGGGTTTTTCCATGTTGCATAGGCGGCCCTTACTTCATCTGTGGCTCCCAACAATTCCAACTCCTCTGTACCAGCGGCAAAATGCCCATTTAAATGATCCGCATAAAAGGAGTATTTGGGGTTTTCTCTTGTATACAATAAATTTTGGATCAGCTTGTAGCGATCACTCCTCACACTTCTTCTTGGATAAAATAACATCGAGGTAGAGCCTGTACCTCCAGCGAAAACATAGTCCCTCCACTTTGATTTGGGTTCCTGCTGCTCCAGTAGTGGCAGTAACGACATACCATCCAATGACTCGGGTATCCTTAAGCCGACAATATCCATGATGGTGGGGATAATATCGATCGATGACACCAATTCATTTCGGACACCGACATGATGGTATCGGTGTGGATGGCGAATGATTAACGGCACCCTGAGTCCTGCTTCATAATTGGAACACTTGGCCCTTGAAAACTGGGGACCATGGTCCCCCATATAGATGATCACCGTATTTTCCAATAACCCCTTGTCCTCCAGCTTCTTTAGCAACCATCCCACGGCAATATCCAGACGGGCCATGCTATTGTAATAATTGGCTGTATACTCGCGTAACCTTTTACTGTCCACACCAATAAAGGGCAGGCTGCCGTTAACGTCCTCTGCATTCAAGGGATCTGGAGGCAATCCCTCCACTTGTTTTTGTAATGGAAAATGTGCATCAGGAAAATTGACCATTAAGAAA comes from Echinicola vietnamensis DSM 17526 and encodes:
- a CDS encoding AGE family epimerase/isomerase, with product MDKNKILEYTQLYKATLLENVIPFWTQNSPDWVNGGYYTCLDRTGKVFDTDKFVWLQGRQAWMFSFLYQEVDRKEEWLAISKLGIDFLEKYGSDSDGNYYFSLTQKGRPLIQPYNVFSDCFVAMAFARYGQIPGNESMGSKAIAIFQKILDRQANPKGIYNKVYPGTRPLKNFALPMILSNLCLEMEPLLDQGMVEEILDTCVQEVMVNFLDQDTMVMFENRTLDNGYSNSFEGRLLNPGHAIEAMWFMMDIAKRRGDQSLANRAVTIMLRQLEHGWDKEFGGIFYFLDHEGHPPQQLEWDQKLWWVHLETLVALVKGYHLTGETRCWEWFEKVHKYAWKNFHDPKQGEWFGYLNRRGEVLLDLKGGKWKGCFHVPRALYQVWRTLESEVDKKNF
- a CDS encoding sulfatase family protein, whose translation is MNKAALTNISGSLWMWFLFMLPMGSCDKKEVNGTGEKRKMNVLLIVSEDNGPELGCYGNQEVSTPNIDQLSATGVRFNNAFVTYSVCSPSRSTLFTGLYPHQNGQIGLATHHYQMYDSLKTLPHYLHGAGYRAGIIGKRHVNPPGAFQWDYEAIKGSNFEKVQLDKYAENALDFIQRDSVRPYFLMVNFPDAHFPLQKQVEGLPPDPLNAEDVNGSLPFIGVDSKRLREYTANYYNSMARLDIAVGWLLKKLEDKGLLENTVIIYMGDHGPQFSRAKCSNYEAGLRVPLIIRHPHRYHHVGVRNELVSSIDIIPTIMDIVGLRIPESLDGMSLLPLLEQQEPKSKWRDYVFAGGTGSTSMLFYPRRSVRSDRYKLIQNLLYTRENPKYSFYADHLNGHFAAGTEELELLGATDEVRAAYATWKNPPEYELYDLQEDPHEFNNIIDKAKYQSIKDEMIAALRKWQIETDDPFYDQGILDRFVEEVDSVNQHFPDHSYAKDPSFRWNYLQYFK